The following proteins are co-located in the Takifugu flavidus isolate HTHZ2018 chromosome 16, ASM371156v2, whole genome shotgun sequence genome:
- the brms1la gene encoding breast cancer metastasis-suppressor 1-like protein-A, which yields MPVHRDQEKKESTAVDMEVEEQEHEASSTEEEDSDTTSVSEDGESSEMDEEDCERRRMECLDEMSNLEKQFTDLKEQLYRERLSQVNSKLAEVEAGRAAEYLEPLAVLLENMQVRTKVAGIYRELCLESVKHKYDCETQAACQHWESEKLLLFDTVQNELEEKIRRLEEDRHSIDITSELWTDEVSGKKKRRDALSPDKKRRRPSVVSGPYIVYMLPDLDILEDWTAIRKAVATLGPHRGKTDYDSSAFPFRTDRNRPILNC from the exons ATGCCAGTACACCGTGaccaggaaaagaaagagagcacAGCAGTGGacatggaggtggaggagcaggagcacgAGGCGTCCAGCACGGAGGAGGAAGATTCCGACACCACCTCAGTCTCAGAGGATGGGGAGAGTTCTG AAATGGATGAGGAGGACTGTGAGCGGAGGAGAATGGAATGTCTGGATGAAATGTCCAACCTGGAAAAACAGTTTACAGATCTGAAAGAGCA gctgtaTCGTGAGCGCCTCAGTCAGGTGAACAGCAAGCTGGCAGAGGTGGAGGCTGGTCGGGCAGCAGAGTACCTGGAGCCTCTGGCggtgctgctggagaacatGCAGGTCCGCACCAAGGTGGCAG GTATCTACAGAGAGCTGTGTCTGGAGTCGGTCAAGCACAAGTACGACTGCGAGACCCAGGCAGCTTGTCAACACTGGGAG AGTGAGAAGCTGTTGCTCTTCGACACGGTTCAGAATGAACTGGAGGAGAAAATAagaaggctggaggaggaccGACACAGCATCGATATCACGTCGG AGCTGTGGACTGACGAGGTGtcagggaagaagaagaggagagatgcTTTAAGTCCAGataagaaaaggagaaggcctTCGGTGGTTTCTG GACCGTATATCGTCTATATGCTGCCTGATCTGGATATTCTGGAAGACTGGACAGCTATCAGAAAG GCCGTGGCCACGCTGGGCCCCCACAGAGGGAAGACTGACTACGACAGCTCCGCGTTCCCCTTCCGGACAGACCGGAACAGACCGATTCTCAACTGCTGA